The Manduca sexta isolate Smith_Timp_Sample1 chromosome 24, JHU_Msex_v1.0, whole genome shotgun sequence nucleotide sequence aaaacctttgatgccgcattatcaaagtgccgatggttaaaacatagctatgcatgcactcagtttgattttaatagctattttttttttcgctatgtttatggtattagtcgtaatgctcataggtccagtttttcatattctttgatacagtttttgcgtctcatagaattcctaagcgtacctacctatacaccgaactattacacctaactactcagtgaaatagcgctaagtcctagctgcaagacgcaagagtcttgcaggctatgtcttgttcttgctcaagtcttgcacggtcagtcttggtcttggtcttgctaaaaatacgcggtcttgtccttggtcttggtcttgcaaaaacgcaagaacaagaccaagactgcaagaccaagactgaatttgggcaacactaagataaatacattaacgaatatacgaaaacaatgtgttgtcagcgtacaaagtcagcaagtcagatcgtcaccggagataaacacatcgccgcagcacagcaaatggaagctattaaggaaatatttaaatttgtgaactgtacactacccaaattcttcccctgttacatatagctggtcaaatgtgggtgtattacaccccctgcctcgaaaaaaagaggaaaaaaagatgaaacaccatacatgtgcttggtattacacctttcactgtgtatgttgtagttcacgcaaacctactccttttaattgatttgaaagaaatttagctcatagatggactatgcaacaaatatagctaactagcaattttaattaggcaccgactccaaaattggtatccaatatatacttgtatgtgaaattattttttggttttgagtggtttttgaaggcggtttaattttttgttaaaattatttttatcatataacaATTCCGATAGGtctaaaatcttttcaacattTCTTTCTTTGCAGTCTTCTAGCTCTTGGTGTTAATTCTTAAGCTGATAATATTCTTTTCTGTGCTCTTCGTttttttatcgttgtttttctttctgtttttccTGTGCGTATAATATAGgatcagttttaatttttgcGTATCTACTTCTAAGCACAATTCTCAAGGCTTTTGCTTATATTtcttcattagattttttttgttccaaGACAtctttaaactcaaaaacagtgagatggtaagcgatacgatcacccataaacagtagcaagtctacctggaattttaaattacaacgtacTGTGTGGTTCTTCACTGCGGTTGTCATCCTGAGAAATCATAAGGCGCTAAGTCTCAAGATGCCCTGTAAttacattgtttacaattttcttcgaACCGACACACAACAGTGTATGCACACTGtttcttggcggcagaaatagacactcaAGAGAGCTACCTTCATTTTATCTAAAACTTCtattgactggtggtaggtctctcatatgtgagagtccgcctggttaggtaccacggcaatgtctatttctgccgccaagcagcagtgtgtagtcggtttgaaggacattgtagccagtgtaactgctggacatactaagacttaacatctcttgtctcaggatagcgagcgcagtggaataccaaactatactttgtaattcaaggtgttagatgttgtttctgctgtttataggctgtcgtatcgcttaccatcaggcgaatggagggctcgtctcttcattcaaagctaataaaataaaaaaaactattagtgAACTCTccaaatataagaatttattaaaccattaattgcataactctttatactattatttactttttagggaTCAAGAACGTTTATTgtcttaagtttatataaagaaagtataaaatacgataataatacatttttgtttacttcaactttacgcaatactaattacaatttgttattgccAATTACCGTTTACCAAAATTCAAACGGTAAACACGGTAATTATAACGACGGTAAGtagtttttgttacattttattttataaaacattctttatactactttataatttaagaaaccatAAAACAGGACAGTTTTTTTATGAcgataattatagttaatcCAAATTGTAAATAAGCAGCACAGACTTACCACACCAGAGAAAAAATTGTGACAAACGCTTTTTCTCGACGATAAATACGAGCTGCAGCTGCCGTATAATCAATTCTTGATGTGTAACCTGCTTGAGTCAAGAGAGGAAACTCAGCTCTAGCCGCAGAATAAACTGCACTGGCCCAGGAAACAAGCtttaggaaaaaataaaaaaaaaccttaaataatatttgtctaggTAGTCATTTACTTAGAGCCGCGTAATATGCACATGTTCAAATATTCACCCATATACATTTCCTACCTCCATGATAAAGCCacattaaatgataatataaatagggttttattttgttttttagatCGCTTCATAGCCATTTGTGCTGTAAGTGTTTAATTTGTCTAATACATCGCATACACATTTATTTGTCGGTCTTGTACATCGTAGTGGATAGGGGCCTTACCACTATCTTTTACAAAACCATCATATTGCAGGAACATTTTGTTTCAAGcataaagtaatattagttaGATTCGTATCATGAcctcataaaaacaatattgtttaactCCTACGTAGGGATGGATAGAAAAGAATGAATGATTGTCTATTCCCTGATTTAAGAAagctaaacattttatatacgtTCCAAGTCACGCATGTActcaattatttcaataaatattaaagtcaaaataataatttattgttagtgTTATAAGTgcattgtgaataaaaaaatatgctgtgttaattataaaaaatattcttatggtTTTTGAGCAAAGATTTTGAAAATCGGTAGTTTCTTCGGGTATGTATATAATGCAACGAGAACGGAACGGAATAAGTAAAAACTAATGTCATTAGATCCAATTTCGCGGTCGCGGTTTGTTTATGGTAACAgtggtgtaataaaatatttcatacatttgtttAGAGTTTTACTTGATAACGTCGATATCATGTCTAGCAGCGACTGAGTACCATGTGTATTAATAACTTATGcgataaaacaataaagaaattaatgcaTTGCGATATgtgcttaaaatatatattttttaaataattgctatCCTAAGCTgggtttacaatatattttaataaggtttttttaagcTCATCATGGCACGAAATTTCTAAGTAAGGTTATAACATTACTGCTATAAGAGATGATAGTAAGGCTGTAGGACGCATTTTTGAAATTgctttatcaattaaaaatatattattgcgtGTCGTCTAGTCAGTATTACACCGGATCTTATGCCTTTCACCACCAGTGTACTACAATTGTTAATTAGTATTATAGTAGAGGATCCGATATAACATCGACCTTCACCGATCTGTTTAATGGATAAAAATTATTCGATAGATAATTTAgcttattaaaaatgataaaaaacatgGGTTGCCTGATAAATCTTGGCCAggctatatttaattaaaaattgaaaaatgtttttttttttaaatttcaccaTTGAGTTTAACGAAAAAAACACTAACGGTAAGTACACAGCCTATACGATATGCAAACGGAGGGTTGCCTATTCTTTTCCTGGCATAACGTTTAGGTTGCCAGGTGTAAACAGGCATTTCGTTCGTAGTTATTTTCACCTATTTGTTTAATCTATTaaccaaacataaaaataagcGCTGTTTTATTGTGAATACGATGATATAGGGTTGCCCGTAGAAGTCTGTCCTGAATGATGGTTGccgaattttaaaaagttaaattttcatGCGACTGGGGACGTACAACAAACAGGTCCGAGTCTAGTTTCCCGTGCGGTAGACAAAGACGCAGGGTTATAGCTGCGCGCGGCGTGGCTGCTGCTGTGTGAAAACTGCGGTTGGCATTTGGATGGTTATTTAAAACCTATAGGATTTGTTGGGGACCAAACGCCTTTGACAGTGCAAGACAATCTTGAAATGCCGGAAGATGATGGTAAATCTAGCGACGTCAATGATGACAAATTCAGTTCCGATGAATCGGATAAAGAATGATAAAATGGAATCCAGTTAgtacaaatgtaatatttatatgtatagttcaaaataataaaatttttatactgaaaaaaatattcttagtattgacttttttattttgtaatttggaaTTTTCGACGGTTCACTTactccatttttatttattctcttAAAAAAGATGAATGTTTCAAGTAACTATACGTTGCTTTCTGGTATCAATTTATAACAACATGAATACACTGTAATGCcgcttttataattaagtatatatttaatttttacaatttattatattaatattaatctatatatgATAAGAAGTTCACCGATTCatctatctaaaaaaatattgctaccataatatctaaaataaaattgtcaagGTTAagatatttatgcatattatgtattgtattcaaaattaatgttttttttcttttttaatggctacaagcactgggttgctgtgctacgccaatgaCAACAAATTAATGGTTGTAGTCAATGATTTTGAAGTAAAACTTCTTTAGAATCGTTGTTatttgaaactcgatgaaatgaaaatgcgacacgatatttgaaaaaggaacaaagctcaaccagcctgcatgctgtattttgcatccttttattatttttaacagactttaaaaaggaggaggttatcaattcgacgtgattttttttttgttagattagttcgaaatttgttaataatatatgtttacgcCTGCGTATTACAAAGCGCTAGTATGAAGCTgtagtttatatattattaatttttattcatgtgAATATTTTCCcttttcactggtggtaggtctctcatatatgagagtccgcttcaatgataaaagagtatagaggatgagtgatatggtcacgtgacatgcggcacatttaatgcataaaatggcgacgactccgccccttacaatagtgatatgctagtatcgaaaattttgtatcgacatcgaagaattaaaagagagacaaacaagcccaaaaaagatgaaatacgaaaggggttaggttctaccataatataaatacaacaaaccataatataaataaacaaactgaaactgatttataagtaacaatttaaagaaagcagtacctgttgtgacaaacatccagttgtgtttgatctatatttgtatgttgcactattccttgctaaaaatttaagttacagattaagatatttacttaatacatgataaatggaataagatagcgtagctagcaattatttggttggttttattttattttattattatgctctttgatcgagtaACATAAATATGTTTCCGCAAAcgaaaatcaatgagcgtaaagatgggggttaagataatcaattataataattatttgcaataacaacaatatgattatgtatctatttccgtgcatgcaaaggttgctcgaaacataagaccgccaattgtaaaaatatatcatacatttcatctttatgttgtttcttttatgtttatctattcttttatgtaacaattctaattttattcatagcaatatattaaagtaatattactattaggtgaagtataataatcattactattttacttatcgggaatattgttggaaaacagttatcttttactcgcgttaattaaacgtgtggtttatgcatttcttctcaaaatgtaaagaacgaatatatgtatttggtgtaggattccaatcacgtcgcccaatattctcaattcattttgccttggtttttaattttttggtaatctaaaaaaatattctaatttcacttagtttgtcgttctggataatacaatattgatgtgtgttagaacattctttcaaagacaaaaaccgtaactgataaacgggcgtctgttaaaatatcgatatcaataatttctaaacaaatccacccatccctaagctcgtgtgtaaacaaacataatgattttaatggatataaatcacgcctaaaagggttcaaagcttatcaaacaagatccacatataattttaattgataaaaacacatccaaaaagtaaatatacaaagatatttactaatattcggtaaaaacagttactaacctataaaaagatatttcggggtctttcttgcgtgaattcgatttgcatcctttcacacaacactgagtcattttcgaaacttaacaaatacactaataaacacactgaacaattgagaatatgattatattactttaaattcaatatttatgaagatttgtttacatcgtctgacactatatgtacttgctgactgggctgcaataaatggcgtttctgccgcaaggcggtcccagtgtgttgaagtaaacgaaatagtgccatattagaagaaagcaattattgttgtctttttttgttgcgttccaaataagctttgagtaaaagagacagacatatatattgacaattctgcgtcgatttccctaacataaatataacttattcatatagctaacttttgaggcctgtcctctttatattagtCATTGGTCCGCTTgtgtaggtactaccgcaatgtctatttctgctgccaagcagcagtgtgcgtgtcactgttgtgttccggtttgaaagacatttgagctagtgtaaccactggacataagacttaatacctttatgtctcaagatggcgagcgtagtggaataccaaacaatactatgtaattcaaggtgttggatggtttttctactgtttatgggcggtcgtatggcttaccattaggcgaacggtaagttagtctcgtcatttaaagcaatatatatatatatattatatagtgtcaGAGGAAACTATGAATCAGGTTGATTGTTTTTTGCGTGCATAAGgcacaatattatttgattacgTGTTAGTTTCTTTTAGAATTcttaatctaaatttatttgatttgttacatttttgacttagctataatgtaataaaagtttatgaaaattataatttacgaaatgaCCAATCAGAGCAGAGCTCATGGCTCGAGCAGAgtcgaggcgccatctttaTTATTCAGGTGGGCCATGAGTTTTGCTATGAGGGTTTTGGACACACATTTGAGGATTTATGATAGCGACTGATCGAGTTGGCTCGTTGAGAATCTTTGTTGGTTAAAGTAAGATCAGTGCCCTAAACTCGGTGCTCGgtcttaattgtccacttttctatcatcattattgtaaagtaactaaatattgtttaagttgaattgaaatgtaaaaatatctgtaatcattgtgttttgtgctcgcattttaccCTGATGACGCCCATTAAGTCTACAACCACTGATGACGATGTCAATGGGTGTAATGCTTCTCCGACATATATGTAATGTAAGGTATATACATTTATTCTAATACTTTTGATACTCTATATCCATCTCATTCTCTCGTAGCCTATTTTTCAGAAGTTTAATTTCTGCCCTATGTGaattgcacacacacacacttattttaaaaaaaaaaggtgtaGTAGAGACGTCATAAACAGTCTTCTAGTGGCACGCTAAAATTGAGCTAATTAGCACAACTGGCATCAGTATCACGTTAGCGTCGGTTGAAGTTTGTCGACAAACGAATGTTCCATAAAATGAGTTGtatgatagtaataaaatgatacATGCTATACTAATTTCATGCGACATAttgttgtttgttataataattataagttatctATGCGagcgattataatattattttgaaggcGAGTGAAGTATAGGTGTCGTATCTGCACATTtttatgtagtaaaatattattgattgtaGATAATTTAGGTTGAACACTAGTCATTGAGGCAGGTGACGATGAGGCTTATATAATGGAAGAGAgcaagatattaaataattaaatattgcctTCTCTCTTCCCTAACAAAAAGAGACCGTAATATAACGATAAACTATCACTAAGTTAATTTACTAGTTACATTTATAGCTAGCCATTACAAAGTAAATTCCAGTGCTCTCCTTTTAAGTCATTCATAATGCCCATGccttttatttttgtctaataCCTAGTAGTGATTGGGAAGTCTTATCTTGAGGTCAACAGGCCGGTGatcaaaaagtaaaataatttctatatcATTGCGGGTATATGTGCACTGGGGTAAGAAGATATAAGAACaggttaaataaataagaaaatggaatggaaacaaaatatctatttactcataatatagcataaaaatgttacttagaACAATGGATTACCATTAAGTTATAATGACTCTTGATTCCTTTCTCATTCACGAGATGCATGTTTCTTTGGATTTCAACGAACTCCTCCAAAAATTCCGGCCACAAGTCCTTCGGAACATCGAAAGGATTTATTGCTGTCAATATGCctgcaaattttgaaatttaaatgtaatttggaTTTAAGGCAACTATTTATTCAGATGGTTACTTGGAGCTTTTTGGTATGTCCAtgctaaaattatgtaaaacccatgtaattattatatacatttccCATCTCCCTTTCAAATCAAAATTGCTTGCATCATACAGAGGTAAGGAATGTAACAAAACGAATTAAATTGTACACACCTTTCATTACATCAACTGATTCGAAATGATGTAATCTTTGTTTACATCTCACATCGTGAATattaaatccaatattttttaacatttttgttacaTGAACATCTGGATCCTGAAAAAAGCTTTAGATATTGaattatcttataaattttgtcgctttgttttttatattataatattctcccgaccttttggaagactttgcagccttcatggtcatgggggtctaagttggtcatccgaaaagttacCGTCTGGCCCTCAGGTCTGGCCACAGCTACTCGTGACGTGAATTGCGATGCGATTTTCGGCGCGGCAAGTGACAAGCGGCGAAAGTAATATAGGAAATTGTATGAAGTATGATCTGCGGCGCGGCGATGGGTGACGCGACGCGCGAATGAAACAAATATACTAGCGAATACCGACCCGGCCACACTCAGCGGCCACAGCTCAtagcggcgcgcgcggcggcatCGCCAaccaaatcaaaatattttgttgtcatCGCGCGTTCGTAGTGAATTCataatgaatattgaaaattttactggCAAAATACTTGATAGACATGCCAGCCACTTTTAATAACGCTATAAAACCGTCTGCCGCTTACGCCGCCGTGGTCTCAACTAGTCGAGTTGTGGCATACCATCGCACATCGCGCCTGTGGTCGCGCCGCGCTTAGCTGTGACCGGGCACTCAAAGTGACAATATCtatcaacattttataattatacattttttttgttgttttagctATTGATTCGGTTAATTATAAGAAATCAAAACCTTAGTCAACCaagttaaataaacaacataaatatttattttattgttactgaCCTCAAAATCATAATACGGCGATGGAAATTTATTGAAGTTGGGCATCCATGGCGCCCATTTCTTTGATTtagacaatatttcaaatatgaaataaacatcgccaaataacataaatatggcAAAGAACTCTCCGTCCTTCTGCAATATGTTGTATATATTTGTGAAAGCTttcctgaaaaataaatatttattcggtAAGAGAAAATAAGGTGGTTTAAATCACgtcataactatttatttatttatacacttcaTATATAGAGAAGTATATGGGCGGAGTTAATACCAAAGGCATTTCGTACCAGTCGACCTTTGGGTGGTGCAAATAAACAAGGTAGCTGCAATTATAACTGGTGAGGTAAATAACTATGATAGTAATTAGACAATTAACCGAGCATTCGTTGAATTATGCAGTGACTGCAAATCCAGGTTTTGATTTTAACGTTTTGCACAACCAatactcttttttttattgctttaaggtggtagctcaaggtccattttcatacattttgtttcggctttaatctgggtaattaaacaagtattggcaagtaaagaatttaaattcacgtctagttagtgattagttctcgcagttgaaagaaaaacgtaaaaataattaataatcatggatatttcagTCTTTAagatttcgtcatattaaattttaaaggccgaaatatccatgattattaattatttttacgtttttctttcaactgcgagaactaatcactaactagacgtgaatttaaattctttacttgccaatacttgtttagttacccagattaaagccgaaacaaaatgtatgaaaatggaccttgagctaccaccttaaatgactagatgagcttgccattcacctgatgataagcgatacgacccctcataaacagtagaaacaccatccaacacctttaattatatagtattgtttggtattccactgcgtttgcCATTTTGaggtattaagtcttattatgtccagtagttacactggctaaaatgtccttaaaaccggaacataacagtgactacatactgctgcttggcagcagaaatagacattgcggtggtacctacccaggcggacactcacatatcagagacctaccaccagtaaatcctTAATCATTCCATAAGTATTCATGCATCCATTCAGGAATTCATATTGTATAAAGTACATAGCATAATATACTAACAAATGGTTATCAACCCAGTGCAATGTGTAGAACGAGAACACGTGGTCGAAACTCTCCTTCATGTCATCTAGTAACGTTCCCTCGATGTCCAGTTCAACAAATTTGATTCGTTTATTTCCGTAGTTATCGTTTGCAAATTTAACAGAATTTGGGTTAATGTCGGCTCCAACGAGAACTTCGTAGTCACTGGGCAGGAATGTAGATAGTATTGTAGTAACACTGCCGTCGCAGCTTCCGATATCCAGGACCCTTGCTTTGCTTTTCAACCAATTGAATCTGGGCGAATACTCCTCAAGGCACGCCTTTACATCTCTTCTTGAAATTCCATTTGCATTGTTAAAAATTTCAACTTCATTGCTCATgttcaaactaaaataaaaataaattgactgGTACCAtgtcaacattttttattatgaactgtGATTACTGCCTCTTATACATGGAAACAAGTAAATACAACAGCAGACTGGATACAGAAGTACATCTGTGTTTACGTGTAGAGTTTTGTCTTAGCTTTCCAAATGGACAATTTAACATTGCCCTTTTGGAAAGTTAATTTGGTTATTTTGGAAAGCTTTGGAAAGAAGAATTGATCGTTGGAATCAGTTTCTTTATGATGTTTCaggaataaaacataaattcaatgtattttttaataattttaatatacaacgTAACTATCCTTGTTATTAAAGGCTCATCTAGTGTGAACATTTACAGATATGATCGATAAAATTATTGGGTTTAACTGGAAAGCATAttggaaaaattatttaaatatacaaaaatataacatattacttattttgtgtttaattttaataactgtcTTCTTTTTCTGGTCTTATACATTCATGAATTTGTATTAAAGGGAGATACCACGCGGAAGGAGCTCTTAGGATGTCACTGATCTAAGGAATGttagttaaaattttaccaatttgGCATGACGAAGTAGAAATATTCACAATTAAGAAGCagattagaaaatattaatgatagaTTTACACACATACTCCCTTTTAtcccgaaagggtagacagaggcgaaCCTGGGCCCAAATCCCAGACTTCTGGCTGACTGAGTAGAAAACTCAACATCAACTTTGCCCGACTcaaggatcgaacccgagacgtcAGCATTGCAATCGTACGGTAATACATCTATGCCATAATAATTTCTCATGTTCACGGGAAAGTTAGACATtcaaattgaactatttttcggattttatcgcggtttttatatatcaattttctcccgacgtctcGACTTCAAGACAATGTGAGTTctgtgtagatcggaccacctacaggtaaaaaattaaaaagttgtataattgtaaaatgtacgtagatattgtaaaatttactttgCAGATGACCAATACCTTCGTCGCCATAACTAATAATTATGGtgtttattaaaagaaaacaccGAAACTGTctaccccgtgaccacgaaggctacaaagtctttgaaacgtcgggagaaaattaaactaaaaaaaccgcgatagaatccggaaaatagtttaattttaacaactatGCCATTAGAGTAGtcgtagaataaataaaataattaagatataaaGAATGGATATTTACACGGGCCCTTGCGGAGCGCTCCCGGCGGTACACACATGCTTATCACTCATTTTGTAAAGAAGTAAAACTGCGTCTGTTATATAGAGTGGTGGtgttttatatataggtataccgCCATTCAGGGATTCTTCGTCAGAAATCTAAGATGTTATTgacaactattttaatttatttaaatattttaatttatgaataattaacattgatatgcaaatgaaaagtttattactttaatattcatttttttcttaCATGTAGAACTTGACGTGTGTACATGACCTTCGTATTAATTTAGACTATTGATGTGTGCCAAAATCGCCTAGGCGCTTTATGCTTGACGAGCTTGGCTGCAGCTCCacccgcgtgatatagtttttttgggataaagttttccgctataaaagtcacgctatatattttcccgggatagaaactttaaccgtttactgagcgcacgcaacggaagcctTTAAGAGGAAtcaattttcctcgtttttgcaacatttttcactactcctccgctcctattgatcatagcgtgatgatatatggcctatagcaggggtggccaacttggtaagatccaggatctacttttcactgatgatacgctgtgcgatctaccaagctacatacatcttgaaatcttaaatgaaacaacacaGTTCagtacacaaattattattattttgattaaaaagtgatacaagacgatgcgtgcagcagttagtgattaggtatgttgcgcggtctgttctacgtatttatatttttgccttgccacgatcgactggacttgttgtcgcgatcgaccggttggccacccctggcCTATAGTCTTCCTCGACATGTGGGCTAtcgaacacaaaaatattttttcagttcgaaccggtagtttctgagattagcgcaaacaaacaactcttcagctttatataatagtgtagattTGCTAATGTACACTGAAGAACATCTgcattttactataatttatgataaaactaTAACTTTGCTCGTTTCACCTGCATTTAAAATTAGCTATaataaagtaagtaattttacgcaataaaaattagcctatattTAATTCCGATTTACCGGCTATTTCCAAAGGCACGctttttc carries:
- the LOC115440440 gene encoding juvenile hormone acid O-methyltransferase-like; translated protein: MSDKHVCTAGSAPQGPVLNMSNEVEIFNNANGISRRDVKACLEEYSPRFNWLKSKARVLDIGSCDGSVTTILSTFLPSDYEVLVGADINPNSVKFANDNYGNKRIKFVELDIEGTLLDDMKESFDHVFSFYTLHWVDNHLKAFTNIYNILQKDGEFFAIFMLFGDVYFIFEILSKSKKWAPWMPNFNKFPSPYYDFEDPDVHVTKMLKNIGFNIHDVRCKQRLHHFESVDVMKGILTAINPFDVPKDLWPEFLEEFVEIQRNMHLVNEKGIKSHYNLMVIHCSK